The following proteins are co-located in the Bombus pyrosoma isolate SC7728 linkage group LG12, ASM1482585v1, whole genome shotgun sequence genome:
- the LOC122573306 gene encoding uncharacterized protein LOC122573306: protein MPVRRTNFHAFTSALVSVLFLVLVALRVGQVTGQLLDTEFQPTVTATCKAGHMTIRVNLNQSFVGAIHARDFRTPQCMAPGNGSTHATLAINLLAPKGSPDYCGVLVNNDTEERSIPIAVRIHKTLELADDKFYVITCGKAGFKNAKNETSLVSLRLLDGGHKVQEAIYGHNYTLRAEISRPDGMYGIKVKSCFAFNKRNSSVQLIDDKGCPVKARVMTKFIYDRNTGLADATLFSMFRFPDSPQVHFQCDIAVCRGSCGIPVCEGDNEEDIKGASLINGQSVSGEEGVLLAGTSVFVLDPGQTPSVQTLYEDGSVHPLWLLWLAVALGILFLIMLIINIFLCSAMTCSCTRTDIIEKEPSIIEDYDPYRSWHGSQYGSRYSLNGKQGYASGGSTMNSTRSISTNSDHYAIVHSRPGSRYSGPGQKHHHHHRGPPSNIGSHYSGK from the exons GTTACCGGACAATTATTGGATACGGAGTTTCAACCGACGGTTACAGCGACATGTAAGGCTGGCCATATGACGATACGAGTGAACTTGAATCAAAGTTTCGTGGGAGCTATTCATGCCAGAGATTTTCGGACGCCGCAATGTATGGCACCCGGAAACGGCTCTACACATGCCACGCTCGCCATTAATCTTCTCGCGCCCAAAGGCTCCCCGGATTATTGTGGCGTTTTGGTAAACAAC GACACCGAGGAGCGGTCCATTCCTATCGCGGTGAGGATACACAAGACGTTAGAGCTGGCGGACGATAAATTTTACGTGATCACGTGCGGAAAAGCTGGATTCAAAAATGCCAA GAACGAGACCTCGCTAGTATCTTTGCGCCTTTTGGACGGAGGCCACAAAGTGCAAGAGGCTATTTATGGTCACAACTACACTTTGCGTGCGGAGATCTCGCGACCAGATG GAATGTACGGAATCAAAGTAAAGTCGTGTTTTGCGTTCAACAAACGAAACAGCAGCGTACAACTGATCGACGATAAAGG GTGTCCCGTAAAGGCTCGGGTCATGACGAAATTCATCTACGATCGAAACACTGGCCTGGCGGATGCGACATTGTTCTCGATGTTCCGGTTCCCTGACAGTCCGCAGGTGCATTTTCAATGTGACATCGCCGTGTGCAGAG GAAGCTGCGGTATCCCCGTTTGCGAAGGCGATAACGAGGAAGATATAAAGGGAGCGTCCTTAATTAATGGGCAAAGCGTGAGCGGCGAGGAAGGAGTGCTCCTAGCCGGCACGAGCGTGTTCGTTCTTGACCCTGGTCAAACGCCAT CCGTTCAGACATTGTACGAGGATGGCAGCGTTCACCCGTTATGGTTGCTGTGGCTGGCAGTAGCTCTTGGCATTCTGTTCCTCATCATGCTGATAATCAATATATTCCTCTGCTCCGCGATGACCTGCAGCTGCACCAGGACGGACATTATCGAGAAAGAGCCATCGATTATCGAGGACTACGATCCGTATCGTAGCTGGCATGGCTCCCAATACGGCTCGAg GTACTCCTTAAACGGGAAGCAAGGATATGCTTCCGGAGGATCGACGATGAATTCAACCAGGTCGATATCGACGAACAGCGATCACTACGCCATAGTCCATTCAAGGCCAGGGAGCAGATATTCCGGGCCAGGTCAGAAGCATCATCACCATCACAGAGGGCCGCCGTCAAACATCGGCTCGCACTATtctggaaaataa